A genomic window from Cricetulus griseus strain 17A/GY chromosome 4, alternate assembly CriGri-PICRH-1.0, whole genome shotgun sequence includes:
- the Filip1l gene encoding filamin A-interacting protein 1-like has protein sequence MVVDEQQRLTAQLALQRQKTQDLTTRAKETHGKLALAEARAQQEEQKATRLEKELQTQTTLFHQNQDTIMAKLTNEDSQNRQLRQKLAALSRQIDELEETNRSLRKAEEELQDIKEKINKGECGNTGIMAEVDELRKRVLDMEGKDEELIKMEEQCRDLNKRLEKETAQSKDFKLEVEKLSKRITALEKLEDALDKSKQECYSLKCSLDKEKMTTKQLAEELESLNTRIKELEAIESRLEKTEFTLKDDLTKLKTLTVMLVDERKTMSEKLKQTEDKLQTTASQLQAEQNKVTTVTEKLIEETKRALKSKTDAEEKMYTVTKERDDLRNKLKAEEEKGHDLLSKMNILKNRLQSLEAIEKDFVKNKLNQDSSKSTTALHQENNKIKELSQEVEKLKLKLKDMKAIEDDLMKTEDEYETLERRYANERDKAQFLSEELEHVKMELAKYKLAEKTESSHEQWLFKRLQEEEAKSGHLSREVDALKEKIHEYMATEDLICHLQGDHSILQKKLNQQENRNRDLGREIENLTKELERYRHFNKSLRPSLNGRRISDPQVFSKEVQTEVADNEPPDYKSLIPLERAVINGQLYEESEDQDEDPNEESVLSFKCNPSTSLPMNRKLWIPWMKSKEGHPQNGKIQTKSNGNFVQPGDLVLSHTPGQPLHIKVTPDHAQNTATLEITSPTTESPHSYTSTAVIPNCGTPKQRITILQNASITPVKSKTSTESLSNLEQSVPPVTMATFARAQTPESCGSVTPERTMSPIQVLAMAGSASSPEQGRSPEPIEISAKHAIFRVSPDRQSSWQFQRSNSNSSSVITTEDNKIHIHLGSPYMQAVASPVRPASPSAPLQDNRTQGLTNGALNKTTNKVTSSITITPTATPLPRQSQITVSNIYN, from the coding sequence ATGGTGGTGGATGAACAACAAAGGCTCACAGCTCAGCTTGCCCTTCAGAGACAGAAAACCCAAGATCTGACCACACGTGCAAAGGAAACACATGGTAAACTAGCCCTTGCTGAAGCCAGAGCTCAGCAAGAAGAGCAGAAGGCAACCAGACTAGAAAAAGAACTTCAGACACAGACCACACTGTTCCACCAGAACCAAGACACAATTATGGCGAAGCTCACCAATGAGGACAGTCAAAATCGTCAGCTCCGGCAAAAGCTGGCAGCACTCAGCCGGCAAATTGATGAGTTAGAGGAGACCAACAGGTCTTTAAGAAAAGCCGAAGAGGAGCTGCAAGATATTAAGGAAAAAATCAACAAGGGAGAATGTGGAAACACTGGCATCATGGCTGAAGTGGATGAGCTCAGGAAGCGTGTGCTGGATATGGAGGGGAAAGATGAGGAGCTCAtcaaaatggaggagcagtgcaGAGATCTCAACAAGAGGCTTGAGAAAGAGACAGCACAGAGTAAAGACTTCAAACTAGAAGTTGAGAAACTCAGTAAAAGGATTACGGCTCTGGAAAAACTAGAAGATGCTTTAGATAAAAGCAAACAAGAGTGCTACTCTCTGAAATGCAGTTTAGACAAAGAAAAGATGACCACAAAGCAGTTGGCCGAAGAACTGGAGAGTTTAAACACCAGGATCAAAGAGCTAGAAGCCATTGAAAGTCGGCTAGAAAAGACAGAATTCACCCTAAAGGATGActtaacaaaactgaaaacattaaCTGTAATGCTTGTAGATGAACGCAAAACAATGAGTGAAAAATTAAAGCAAACTGAAGATAAGTTACAAACCACTGCCTCTCAGCTCCAGGCAGAGCAAAATAAAGTGACGACAGTGACTGAGAAGTTAATTGAGGAAACTAAAAGGGCACTCAAGTCCAAAACTGATGCAGAAGAGAAGATGTACACTGTAACCAAGGAGAGAGATGATCTCAGAAACAAACTCaaagcagaagaggagaaaggacatGATCTATTGTCAAAAATGAATATACTGAAAAACAGGCTTCAATCACTGGAAGCAATTGAGAAAGattttgtaaaaaacaaattaaatcaagactcCAGTAAGTCCACAACAGCATTACACCAAGAAAACAATAAGATTAAAGAGCTTTCTCAAGAAGTGGAAAAGTTGAAGCTGAAGCTAAAGGATATGAAAGCCATTGAAGATGACCTCATGAAAACAGAGGATGAGTACGAGACCTTAGAACGGAGGTATGCTAATGAGAGAGACAAGGCTCAATTTCTGTCTGAAGAGCTGGAACATGTTAAAATGGAACTTGCCAAGTACAAGTTAGCAGAAAAGACAGAGTCCAGCCATGAGCAATGGCTTTTCAAGAGGCTTCAAGAAGAAGAAGCGAAGTCAGGTCACCTGTCAAGAGAAGTGGAtgcattaaaagagaaaattcatGAGTACATGGCAACAGAGGACCTAATATGTCACCTCCAGGGAGACCACTCAATTCTGCAAAAGAAACTAAAccaacaagaaaacagaaacagagatttaGGAAGAGAGATTGAAAACCTCACTAAAGAGCTAGAGAGGTATCGGCATTTTAATAAGAGCCTCCGACCTAGTCTCAATGGAAGAAGAATCTCTGACCCTCAAGTATTTTCTAAAGAGGTTCAAACAGAAGTAGCAGACAATGAGCCACCAGACTACAAGAGCCTCATTCCTCTGGAACGAGCAGTCATCAATGGTCAGTTGTATGAGGAGAGTGAGGACCAAGACGAGGACCCTAATGAGGAATCTGTGCTGTCCTTCAAATGCAATCCATCTACTTCCCTTCCTATGAACAGGAAACTATGGATTCCTTGGATGAAATCCAAGGAGGGCCACCCTcagaatggaaaaatacaaaCTAAGTCCAATGGCAACTTTGTGCAACCTGGAGATCTAGTCCTAAGTCACACACCTGGGCAGCCCCTTCACATAAAGGTTACTCCAGACCatgcccaaaatacagccactCTTGAAATCACAAGCCCAACCACAGAGAGTCCTCACTCATACACCAGCACAGCAGTGATACCAAACTGTGGTACCccaaagcaaaggattaccattctccaaaatgcctccataacacCAGTAAAGTCCAAAACCTCTACAGAAAGCCTTTCGAACTTAGAGCAAAGTGTGCCTCCTGTTACCATGGCAACCTTTGCCAGAGCACAGACCCCAGAGTCCTGTGGTTCTGTAACTCCAGAACGGACAATGTCACCTATTCAGGTTTTGGCTATGGCTGGTTCAGCTAGTTCTCCTGAGCAGGGTCGCTCCCCAGAGCCGATAGAAATCAGTGCCAAGCATGCAATTTTCAGAGTCTCCCCGGACCGGCAGTCATCATGGCAGTTTCAACGTTCAAACAGTAACAGTTCAAGTGTGATAACTACTGAGGATAATAAAATCCACATTCACTTAGGAAGTCCTTACATGCAAGCTGTCGCCAGCCCCGTGAGACCTGCCAGCCCTTCAGCACCACTGCAGGATAACAGAACTCAAGGCTTAACTAATGGGGCACtaaacaaaacaaccaataaaGTCACCAGCAGTATTACTATTACACCAACAGCCACACCTCTTCCTCGACAATCACAAATTACAGTAAGTAATATATATAACTGA